The genomic stretch tgatggctgcacaacgtTGTGAGTTGACTAAATGACACCAAATTGTACGgtttaaatttgttaattttggggcaccttggtggctcggtcagttgagcatccaactcttgatgtcagctcaggtcctgatctggaGGTGGTGGGATCCAGGCCCATGTGGAGCCccacactcagtatggagcctgtttgggatcctctctctctctctctgcttctctcctttctctcttcagtgcatgccctttttctttctctcaaataaacattaaaataaaatacacataaaattattaattttatatgaattgcacctcaaaaaaataagtaatgaagGTATGATACCTCTACTGCAGAGGAGGCAGCAtggcctcctggcctctgctGAAGTTGAAGCCACATTCCTCCTTCTGCCATGGCAGAGAAGCTGGAGCTGCTTTTGGTTTGAGTGACAGTCAGTAGCTACTTCACAGCCCTCTGGAACCACTGTGGGAGGGTTTCAGGAAGCTGCGCTGGGCATGGTTGGGGGCAGCTCAGTCAGGCCCCCAGCATACTGCAGAACCAGGCTCTGTGGTTGTAGACCACACTTTGCTGGCTCAGTCACATGCTTGCTTTGAAGATTTGGGCAAAATGCCCCAAACCTTGAGGGGCTCAACTCCTGCAGCCAGGTAAGTAGGGGAAGGCCAGCCGTGAGTCTGTCAATCTGAGGTCTCCCTGGAGTTTCTGTTCATCACTTTTTTATCCCATTTCATTGATCTTAAGACCCAGTTCTTGACATTTTATCATCTGAAATTCAGATGTCTTACAATCCATGCTATATACTCTTACTGCAGTGTACATTTATCTTTTGGAAACAATACTACCTTCTAGTCAATAAAATCGGCATAAAAATTTCTAGTCATGCGTTTGTGGGTTCATTAATTGATATCTGTCTCCATTTCCCATGCCCATGGCAAGATGCcataataggtactcagtaaatgttgactgaataaatgagtaaacaaaagaacactttttaaaaagtgagttttgGCACTGCCACTTAATGGCTGCTGGACACAGGAAAGGCCATGTAACCCGTTTAAGTTTGGTATCTTTAGTTCACAAGTGTCTGTAAAAACAACAGTGCCCTTTGAGGTGCCAGGCTGGAAAGAGGAAGTGCCCACATAGATGTGTTTTCAGGGCCTAAGAACTTGCTCCAGAAAACTCTAACCCAGTaataaaaaggcagaaacagTGTTGCTTTTTAGCTTTTATAACAATgtataaatggaaatacaaatgtaaatttaggggaaggggaaggcagatTTAAAAAGCGCTATTTGATATATGGCAACTAAGAAAGCAGGGAAGAGCTGGGTGGGATGGGGTTATTTCTCTTGGGTGACGGAAGATCAAAACCATATTGAGGGGTCTTCAGATCTCAATGATTCTTTAAGTCCGGCTGTCTGCAGGcggtagaaagagaaaaagacattagAAACCAGAAGTCAAGAATGCGCGACCGATCCCTCCTCTCTCGTAATCTCCCACCTAGTATTCAGACATTTATGGACAAGATTCTCAAACGGCTTCCCTGGCATGTACACCTCCTCTCAATATCCACCAACCCTCGGCACAGGGTCTGTCCACCAAGGCTAGACCCTGCCAGCAGGTACACTCCTCAGCCTCTCTGATATCGCATCGCGTCCACTGCGCGGCTGGCTGCTCGGGCTCGCCAGCAGCTCCGGGCCCGCCAGGCGAGGGCAGAGAGCGCGCGGTCACTCCGCCTCGCAGGCTTGCAACAGGAAAATCCCGGTATATAACGCGTGCTGCGGCCGTGCCGCGCACAGCGCCTAGCGCAGGGCGTGAAAATACCGCCTCGCTCTTGGCGCGTCTGCAGGCTATTCGGCGAACACGGGTAAGCAGAGGGCATCTGAGGCTTAGGAGCGGCTGGGCAATCTAGAAACTTCAGTTCCAGCCCTGTCCTCTTTCTCCCTAGGCTCCCTCTCCCAAACCCACTAATGGCATCCTaaagtttctcaaaatccacGTTTCGACCCAACATCCTTTCTTTGACCTACAAGCTGGTACATTATCTGGCCTTTGCCCTCCTCCCTGATCTCCTTGTGTGCGCGCTCCAGTGCCCGCCTGTCTGTCCTCCTAACCCGCCACATTCATTCCTGCCACAGTCTTTGCGACTTGAATGTGTCTTTGCCTCCAGTGGCTAATCTCTTCTCATCAGGCTCCCTGAGCACTCTAATCCTGTCTCCCTATTTACAACTAAATTGGTTTTACAAACTAACTctgaaaatatattgtttaaagTCTGTTTCCCAGAATATAAGCTCTATGAGGGCAAGTCTCCTGTTTTGTCTCGTTCATTTTTGTGCTCCATCTAAAATGGAGGTCGTGTAGTAGGATaaagagaagggaggcagggagagagggagggacttgTGTGCTTGGTCAAATCTCTTAGTTTTGCTTATAAAGGGTTACAATATGTATTTGTGACTCAATTCAATCACCTAATCCTTCTCTTCGGGGCCGCTCAGCAGCCCTATGATTGGACCCTCGTCCTACGCTGTGTCCGGATACAAGCTTCaatgggaggagagggtgggcagGCTAAAAGAGATCTTCTTGCTTCTTGTCAAAGGCACATCACTCGCTGCATCACCGGTCTAGGACCCAGAGGGagcctctcctctctgtcctcctaGGTCCCCCTAAGGCCCAGAGGGCCTAGTGCCCCAATTCTGAGCCAAAATAGAGTAGATCTCAGTATCTTCAAAGTCATGGTTTACCTTAAATAATCGTGTTAATGTCATGTATATATAATGGTTCtcccttcaggaaaaaaaaatcaggaaaattggtACTTCAGGCAGGCTGGAGTGGAGGTGGAGAAACAGGGCCACGAGAGAAGGCTTGTGGTTGTAGGAGAAGGCAAGGTGGACCATATAGCCATCTCCCTCTCAGTGATCtctctcacaaagaaaaaaaggcttgagaaagaaaagcttaaGAGAGGGTCTCTGTTTCTCAGAGAGTGCAGCAAATCCCCGTATGCAGACTGCCAGGGTTGGAGAGGTCTCTCTCCCTTGGACAGCTCTGGAAAACAACACCTCACAGAGCTGAGGGTCAGATTTAGTTGAATTTTGCAATAGAGCTGGGAGTGATAGATTTCTGTCAGATGATGCCACGTGCAAATGGTTGTAGAAATAGCAGGGCTGGTCCAGCTACCCATGCTAATGTGGACACAGAGCAGTTGAATGGATGCGGTTGCCAGCTAGTTTGGAGGAACTGGGGCTACTAGACCTCTAGCCTCCTGAGTCATCAATGCTCCTTAGTCAAGTCCTTGAGCTGTGGGGAGGGTGAGTATTTGGGGCGGAGGATAGGGGCACGGTTTATGGGATGGGTTTTAAAGTGCAGAAATCCTTCTAGGCTATTGCCTGTCCATAGCCCTGGCCAGGCAGCGAGACTGGACTCTTGGGGTTGTTATACAGGATGGCAGTGTGAGAGCTGACAAGGGACCCAAGATCCTGCTCTCCCGGCGCcagctttcttttctgaaaaaggaGTGCAGTGGAATGCTGAAGCTCTTCGGGGTCCAACTCAAATCTTCCACCTCACCTGCGACACCTTCTGCACCGTCTGTACTGGTGTGGCTACCACTTCCGGTGCCCCCCGTGGCTGCGCGCAGGTACCGGACTATGTCGCGGTGGCCCCGCTCCTCAGCCAGGTCCACGGGCAGGCGGCCCCAGGCATCGCGCACATCCAGCCGCGCCCCGGCTCGGTGCAGCACCACCAGCGTGTCCAGGAACCCCTCCCGGGCGGCGTCGTGCACAGGTCGGGTGAGGGTGGCGGGATCCGCGCAGTTGGGGTCCGCGCCGTGGAGCAGCAGCAGCTCGGCCACGCGGGCGCTGCCCATCATCATGACCTGCCGGAGAGAGCAGAGTGGTCAGGGCGGTGACAGGTGGAAGGGGCAAGATTCATTTAGAGAAACTCTTTGTGAAGCCTCCTCCCCGCGCAGACTCCGGTACAAGCAACTGGTGTCTATTTGCATTCAGTTACCAACTCTCTTAGCTAGTTCTCCAGTATACTCATTCCATCTTCTGTACACATTGAATTCCATTATATTCTCCAAACTTCTGTGGGTTTCCAGCCACACACACAACACTGCCAGATGCACAGACAACAGCAAAATGGTGAGGGACAAAACTGGCTTAACAACAGCCTGATCTCTTGTATTTCCCCCCTCGTTTTGGTATAGTTATATAAGGCCCAGAGATTTTATATGCTTTTCTGCTGTATATCCAAGTACAGATAATCGTTAGaaagctaaaatgaaaacaactaacCTTTAATTCTTATAAAACTTTTAATCTATACTTAAGCCTCCCGGAATATTGAAATTCACTTTCTTTAAGTATAAAATGAGGCTTGCCTAACCAGCCCCCAAATTCCTTCCTGTGATAAGCTAAATAAtgcctcccaaagatgtccacttGAAAGCTGTGAATATATTACCTGACATGGCAAGAGACttttcagatgtgattaagttaagaatCTTGAGGGAGATTAACCTGGATTGCCAGGATGGGCCCAAGGTAATCATAAGTTTCCTTTAAAGAA from Panthera uncia isolate 11264 chromosome D4, Puncia_PCG_1.0, whole genome shotgun sequence encodes the following:
- the CDKN2B gene encoding cyclin-dependent kinase 4 inhibitor B isoform X2, with the protein product MEPLADRLATAAARGRAEEVRALLAAGAQPNAPNRLGRSPIQVMMMGSARVAELLLLHGADPNCADPATLTRPVHDAAREGFLDTLVVLHRAGARLDVRDAWGRLPVDLAEERGHRDIVRYLRAATGGTGSGSHTSTDGAEGVADSRT
- the CDKN2B gene encoding cyclin-dependent kinase 4 inhibitor B isoform X1, translating into MREEDKGMLRGGGDGAGLANASARGQVDTVQQLLEAGADPNGVNRFGRRPIQVMMMGSARVAELLLLHGADPNCADPATLTRPVHDAAREGFLDTLVVLHRAGARLDVRDAWGRLPVDLAEERGHRDIVRYLRAATGGTGSGSHTSTDGAEGVADSRT
- the CDKN2B gene encoding cyclin-dependent kinase 4 inhibitor B isoform X4; protein product: MVRAFLITVRIRRAGGPPRVRAFVVRIARPAGEWAAPGVRAAAALVLKLVRSRRRAQQPHPRRAGHDDGQRPRGRAAAAPRRGPQLRGSRHPHPTCARRRPGGVPGHAGGAAPSRGAAGCARCLGPPARGPG